The following coding sequences lie in one Vicinamibacterales bacterium genomic window:
- a CDS encoding ABC transporter permease: protein MDRLFQDLRIASRTLARHPGFSLVAVLTLALGIGATTALFSVVYGVLLRPLPYADADRLVTIGQVTKGSGQPAVDGSVSHLNYLDWKAQARSIASMAIWARSRFIVTNLGDADVVDAAVVSTDFFRTFRASPVMGRAFTDEEDRANGPLAIVVSHAFWQERLGGRADVLSQVVEISGRPRPIVGVAPPGFDFPAGARLWMPLANDDENCGRACDYTNGIARLADGATLADAGAELTSIAAALETAYPDANANVGVDVTSLTDRLVGDVRLALFVLLGAVGLVLLIACANVANLVLVRGAARQSELAVRTALGAGGRGLIAYLLTENLLLAALGGAAGLALAAWGVDGLRWLAPVEVPRVEAIALDGPAFLFAFGLVALTTLLFGLGPSLRLSRVPLARALGQRGTVAGGGGAGRKGLLAAEVGLSLVLLVGAGLMLRSLAAQQRIDPGWRSDGITTFLVALPAARYPDDRVVATFDRLDESLAALPGVERVARIAGLPLGPGENVLNFTRTDRPVPEPGLVPNALYRVVDPDYFDTLAIRVTRGRGFQPGDTDRAPKVAVVSETLARTYFLGEDPIGKTIRIGMPDQVEIVGLVADVHSQQWQAPAEPELYVPHAQTGTRAMMFVVKSTRPTADVLASARAVVRGVDTRLPLVFPGSLRALEESALARPRFYLWLLALFAVLAVALAAVGLYGVVAYAVAQRTREIGVRMALGAGRREVVTHMLWQGLWPALGGIAAGLAVSAAVSRVMASLLFGVAPTDPLTFAAVASVLAAVAALACAAPALRASRVSPTEALRGE from the coding sequence ATGGACCGCCTCTTCCAGGACCTGCGCATCGCGTCGAGGACCTTGGCCCGCCACCCGGGTTTCAGCCTCGTCGCCGTCCTCACGCTGGCGCTCGGCATCGGCGCCACGACGGCGCTCTTCTCCGTGGTCTACGGCGTGCTGCTCAGGCCGCTGCCGTACGCGGACGCGGATCGACTCGTCACGATCGGACAGGTCACCAAAGGCAGCGGGCAGCCCGCGGTGGACGGCTCCGTGTCCCATCTGAACTACCTGGACTGGAAGGCCCAGGCCCGGTCGATCGCGTCGATGGCGATCTGGGCGCGCTCGCGGTTCATCGTCACGAACCTGGGCGATGCCGACGTCGTGGACGCCGCCGTCGTGTCCACCGACTTCTTCCGCACCTTCCGCGCGTCCCCGGTGATGGGCCGCGCGTTCACCGACGAGGAGGATCGCGCCAACGGCCCGCTGGCGATCGTCGTGAGCCATGCCTTCTGGCAGGAGCGCCTCGGCGGACGCGCCGACGTCCTCTCCCAGGTCGTCGAGATCAGCGGCCGGCCGCGGCCGATCGTGGGCGTCGCCCCCCCGGGCTTCGACTTCCCGGCCGGCGCACGCCTGTGGATGCCCTTGGCCAACGACGACGAGAACTGCGGACGGGCCTGCGACTACACCAACGGAATCGCGCGGCTCGCCGATGGCGCGACGCTGGCCGACGCGGGCGCGGAACTGACGTCGATTGCGGCCGCGCTGGAGACCGCCTACCCGGACGCGAACGCCAATGTCGGCGTGGACGTCACGTCGCTGACCGATCGCCTCGTCGGCGACGTCCGCCTCGCGCTCTTCGTCCTGCTCGGCGCCGTGGGCCTCGTGCTCCTCATCGCCTGCGCGAACGTCGCCAACCTGGTGCTGGTGCGCGGCGCCGCGCGGCAGAGCGAACTGGCCGTGCGCACCGCGCTGGGCGCCGGCGGACGAGGTCTGATCGCCTACCTCCTCACGGAGAACCTGCTCCTGGCCGCGCTGGGCGGAGCCGCGGGCCTGGCCCTCGCCGCGTGGGGCGTCGACGGGCTGCGCTGGCTGGCGCCGGTCGAAGTCCCGCGCGTGGAGGCCATCGCGCTGGATGGGCCGGCGTTCCTCTTCGCGTTCGGGCTGGTCGCGCTCACGACGCTGCTCTTCGGGCTCGGTCCGTCGCTGCGTCTGTCGCGGGTGCCCCTGGCCCGGGCGCTGGGCCAGCGCGGCACGGTGGCGGGGGGCGGCGGCGCGGGCAGGAAGGGCCTGCTCGCGGCGGAGGTCGGACTCTCGCTCGTGCTGCTGGTGGGCGCGGGACTCATGCTGCGGAGTCTCGCCGCGCAGCAGCGCATCGATCCGGGCTGGCGCTCGGACGGCATCACGACCTTCCTCGTGGCGCTCCCGGCGGCGCGCTATCCCGACGACCGCGTGGTCGCCACCTTCGACCGCCTGGACGAGTCCCTGGCGGCCCTGCCGGGCGTGGAGCGCGTGGCCCGCATCGCCGGCCTGCCGCTCGGCCCGGGGGAGAACGTCCTCAACTTCACCCGCACGGACCGCCCGGTGCCCGAGCCCGGGCTCGTGCCGAACGCCCTCTACCGCGTGGTGGATCCCGACTACTTCGACACGCTGGCCATCCGCGTGACGCGGGGACGCGGCTTCCAGCCGGGCGACACGGACCGCGCGCCGAAGGTGGCCGTGGTGAGCGAGACCCTGGCGCGCACCTACTTTCTCGGCGAGGATCCCATCGGCAAGACGATCCGGATCGGCATGCCCGACCAGGTGGAGATCGTGGGCCTCGTGGCCGACGTCCACTCGCAGCAGTGGCAGGCCCCGGCCGAACCCGAGCTGTACGTGCCGCACGCGCAGACGGGCACGCGCGCGATGATGTTCGTCGTGAAGAGCACGCGCCCGACGGCGGACGTCCTCGCCTCGGCGCGGGCGGTGGTGCGCGGCGTGGACACGCGGCTTCCGCTCGTCTTCCCGGGATCGCTCCGCGCGCTCGAGGAGTCGGCGCTGGCGCGTCCCCGCTTCTACCTGTGGCTGCTGGCGCTCTTCGCCGTCCTGGCCGTGGCGCTGGCGGCCGTCGGCCTCTACGGCGTCGTCGCGTACGCCGTCGCCCAGCGCACGCGGGAGATCGGCGTGCGCATGGCGCTCGGCGCCGGACGCCGCGAGGTGGTGACGCACATGCTCTGGCAGGGCCTGTGGCCCGCCCTTGGCGGCATCGCGGCCGGCCTGGCGGTGTCGGCCGCCGTGAGCCGCGTGATGGCGAGCCTGCTCTTCGGCGTCGCACCCACCGATCCGCTGACGTTCGCGGCCGTCGCGAGCGTGCTCGCCGCCGTGGCCGCGCTGGCCTGCGCGGCCCCGGCCCTGCGCGCCAGCAGGGTCTCGCCGACCGAAGCGCTCAGGGGGGAGTGA
- a CDS encoding proline iminopeptidase-family hydrolase codes for MRRLVATAISLAALAACSTSPPAPQPAAPAANAYLDYSGLPDVLSGGARQIAITTPKGEFHVWTKRVGNNPRIKVLLLHGGPAATHEYFEAFDSYFPAAGVEYFYYDQLGSAFSDQPDDLTLWDLPRFVEEVEQVRQALGLDADNFYLLGHSWGGILAMEYALKYQEHLKGLVISNMMSSIPAYNEYAHETLMPAMPPEALAEIQTLEAAGKTEEPHYMELLVPNFYEQHILRMPAAEWPEPVNRSFSRVNRTIYVLMQGPSEMGASGRLEHWDRTADLGQITVPTLVIGARHDTMDPAHMEMMAGKVAKGRYLFCPNGSHMAMYDDQQTYMQGVIAFLRDVDGGRF; via the coding sequence ATGCGGCGACTGGTGGCGACGGCGATTTCCCTGGCGGCCCTGGCAGCCTGTTCGACCAGCCCACCGGCGCCCCAGCCGGCGGCCCCCGCGGCGAATGCGTACCTGGACTACTCCGGCCTGCCCGACGTCCTGAGCGGGGGCGCCCGCCAGATCGCCATCACGACGCCCAAGGGAGAGTTCCACGTCTGGACCAAGCGCGTGGGCAACAACCCCCGCATCAAGGTGCTGCTCCTGCACGGCGGTCCGGCGGCGACGCACGAGTACTTCGAGGCGTTCGACAGCTACTTCCCCGCCGCGGGGGTCGAGTACTTCTACTACGACCAGCTCGGGTCGGCCTTCAGCGACCAGCCGGACGATCTCACGCTCTGGGACCTGCCGCGCTTCGTCGAGGAAGTCGAGCAGGTCCGCCAGGCCCTCGGCCTCGACGCGGACAACTTCTACCTCCTGGGACACTCGTGGGGCGGCATCCTCGCGATGGAGTACGCGTTGAAATACCAGGAGCATCTGAAGGGCCTCGTCATCTCGAACATGATGTCGAGCATCCCCGCCTACAACGAGTACGCGCACGAGACGCTGATGCCGGCGATGCCGCCGGAGGCGCTGGCCGAGATCCAGACGCTCGAGGCGGCGGGCAAGACCGAGGAGCCGCACTACATGGAGCTCCTGGTCCCCAACTTCTACGAGCAGCACATCCTGCGCATGCCGGCTGCGGAGTGGCCCGAGCCGGTCAACCGATCCTTCTCGCGGGTGAACCGGACGATCTACGTCCTCATGCAGGGCCCGAGCGAGATGGGAGCCAGCGGCAGGCTCGAACACTGGGACCGGACGGCGGACCTGGGCCAGATCACGGTGCCCACCCTCGTCATCGGCGCCCGCCACGACACCATGGACCCGGCGCACATGGAGATGATGGCCGGCAAGGTGGCCAAGGGCCGGTATCTCTTCTGCCCGAACGGCAGCCACATGGCGATGTACGACGACCAGCAGACCTACATGCAGGGCGTCATCGCGTTCCTCCGGGATGTGGACGGGGGACGGTTCTAG
- a CDS encoding ABC transporter permease, translating to MVGRSTRGFPLLVAALYLFLLAPIVVVVPLSFSGDTYLAFPPESWSLRWYIAMFQHEGLASAFRVSLGLATLVTALALACGLPAAYALARGSFAGRDVLLAVFTAPLLLPSVILGLALLLTFSGWGLLGTYPGVALAHLVLCTPYVVRIMATALTTLPPGVEEAAATLGATPFTVFRRVTAPLVAPAVVASAALSFLISFDEVVVSLFVTGPRLTTLPVAIFTYVDTRTDPLVAAVSVVLVAATLGGVVLIERTVGMRQAVGG from the coding sequence ATGGTGGGCCGCTCGACCCGGGGGTTCCCCCTGCTGGTGGCGGCGCTCTACCTGTTCCTCCTGGCGCCGATCGTGGTGGTGGTGCCGCTGTCGTTCAGCGGCGACACCTACCTGGCGTTCCCGCCCGAGTCGTGGAGCTTGCGCTGGTACATCGCGATGTTCCAGCACGAAGGCCTCGCGTCGGCGTTCAGGGTGAGCCTGGGCCTGGCGACACTCGTCACGGCCCTGGCGCTCGCGTGCGGCCTGCCCGCGGCGTACGCCCTGGCGCGTGGGAGCTTCGCCGGCCGGGACGTCCTGCTGGCGGTCTTCACGGCGCCGCTCCTCCTGCCCTCGGTGATCCTGGGGCTGGCGCTCCTCCTGACGTTCTCGGGCTGGGGCCTGCTGGGCACCTATCCGGGCGTGGCGCTGGCGCACCTGGTGCTGTGCACGCCCTACGTGGTGCGCATCATGGCCACGGCGCTGACGACGCTGCCGCCGGGTGTCGAGGAAGCCGCCGCCACGCTGGGAGCGACGCCGTTCACGGTGTTTCGCCGCGTCACGGCGCCTCTGGTCGCGCCGGCCGTCGTGGCCAGCGCCGCCCTGAGCTTCCTCATCTCGTTCGACGAGGTGGTGGTGTCGCTCTTCGTCACCGGCCCACGGCTGACCACGCTGCCCGTCGCGATCTTCACCTACGTGGACACCCGCACCGATCCGCTCGTGGCCGCCGTGTCCGTGGTGCTCGTCGCCGCCACCCTCGGCGGGGTGGTGCTCATCGAGCGGACGGTCGGGATGCGGCAGGCCGTCGGGGGATAG
- a CDS encoding ABC transporter permease: protein MTHRRALLLLTPITAVTLAAFVWPLGRLVQMSFLESRVDGTLTGHASAAAYAAFASDPASLDLAANSLSLSLVVTAATLVLSYPLALFLHRAPRGRQAFFYALTISPLLVSSVVRTYGWMALLGDQGPVNDALVGLGLAGGPVRLVNNTTGVTIGLVEILMPYMTLALLAGFGRLDPAFEEAAASLGAGALRRFRRIVLPLTLPGVALGCGLCFVLTMSSFITPKLLGGGRVFVLATEIYDLALARLQWPMAAATAVIVLAGLGAATIVYQRLVRRLA from the coding sequence GTGACACACCGTCGCGCGCTCCTGCTGCTGACGCCCATCACGGCCGTCACGCTGGCGGCGTTCGTCTGGCCGCTGGGGCGCCTCGTCCAGATGTCGTTCCTCGAGAGCCGCGTGGACGGCACGCTCACCGGGCATGCGAGCGCCGCGGCCTACGCGGCGTTCGCGTCGGATCCCGCGAGCCTCGACCTGGCCGCCAACTCGCTCTCGCTGAGCCTGGTGGTGACCGCCGCCACGCTCGTCCTCTCGTACCCGCTCGCGCTGTTCCTGCACCGGGCGCCTCGCGGCCGGCAGGCGTTCTTCTACGCGCTGACGATCTCGCCGCTCCTCGTGAGCAGCGTCGTCCGCACCTACGGGTGGATGGCGCTCCTGGGCGATCAGGGGCCCGTGAACGACGCCCTCGTCGGCCTCGGTCTCGCCGGCGGCCCCGTGCGGCTCGTGAACAACACGACGGGCGTGACCATCGGGCTCGTCGAGATCCTGATGCCGTACATGACGCTGGCGCTCCTGGCCGGCTTCGGACGCCTCGATCCCGCTTTCGAGGAGGCCGCGGCGTCGCTCGGCGCCGGCGCGCTGCGGCGCTTCCGCCGCATCGTCCTCCCGCTGACGCTGCCCGGCGTGGCGCTCGGCTGCGGACTCTGCTTCGTGCTCACGATGAGCTCGTTCATCACGCCGAAGCTCCTGGGCGGCGGCCGCGTGTTCGTGCTGGCGACCGAGATCTACGACCTCGCGCTGGCCCGCCTGCAGTGGCCCATGGCCGCGGCGACGGCCGTGATCGTGCTCGCCGGTCTGGGGGCGGCCACGATCGTGTATCAACGGCTGGTGCGGAGGCTCGCCTGA
- a CDS encoding ABC transporter ATP-binding protein, which translates to MRGAASLALEGVAKSYGATAAVADVSVDVAAGAMLGLLGPSGCGKTTVLRMIAGLVPVSAGTIRVDGVDVTGLPPHRRDIGLVFQHYALFPHLTVAQNVAFGLEMRRVPAADARARVAEALEMVRLPDLGARRPRELSGGQQQRVALARALVIRPRILLLDEPLSNLDARLRDDLRGEIRDIQRRLAITTVFVTHDQAEALAMCDTVGVMTGGRLVQLGAPREVYERPVSREVAEFVGRVNAFPCRIVAPDRVRIGAQEFAAAVPDDAAGAATATLRPHRIALASPGAELAPPGCNVAAGVVTGAAFVGDVIHYRVDAGGMVLAVDAPAGRGREPMQEGEAVVLTWPAADMLVFPQRRDRDAARGHRRQGRA; encoded by the coding sequence ATGAGGGGCGCCGCCTCGCTCGCGCTCGAGGGCGTCGCCAAGTCCTACGGTGCGACCGCGGCGGTGGCCGACGTGTCCGTGGACGTCGCCGCCGGCGCGATGCTCGGACTCCTGGGGCCGTCGGGCTGCGGCAAGACCACCGTGCTGCGGATGATCGCGGGCCTCGTGCCGGTGTCGGCCGGCACGATCCGCGTGGACGGCGTGGACGTGACCGGCCTGCCCCCGCACCGCCGCGACATCGGCCTCGTCTTCCAGCACTACGCGCTCTTCCCGCACCTCACCGTCGCCCAGAACGTGGCCTTCGGCCTGGAGATGCGCAGGGTGCCGGCGGCCGACGCGCGCGCGCGGGTGGCGGAGGCGCTGGAGATGGTGCGGCTGCCGGACCTCGGCGCCCGGCGGCCGCGCGAGCTCTCGGGCGGCCAGCAGCAGCGCGTCGCCCTGGCGCGTGCCCTCGTCATCCGGCCGCGCATCCTGCTCCTGGACGAGCCGCTGTCGAACCTCGACGCGCGCCTCAGGGACGATCTGCGCGGCGAGATCCGCGACATCCAGCGCCGGCTCGCCATCACGACCGTCTTCGTCACCCACGATCAGGCCGAGGCCCTGGCGATGTGCGACACGGTCGGCGTGATGACCGGTGGCCGGCTCGTCCAGCTGGGCGCGCCGCGGGAGGTGTACGAGCGGCCGGTCTCGCGCGAGGTGGCCGAGTTCGTGGGCCGCGTGAACGCGTTCCCGTGCCGGATCGTCGCGCCGGACCGCGTCCGGATCGGTGCCCAGGAGTTCGCGGCTGCCGTGCCGGACGACGCCGCCGGGGCGGCGACGGCCACGCTGCGCCCCCACCGGATCGCGCTGGCGTCGCCCGGGGCCGAGCTGGCGCCACCCGGATGCAACGTCGCCGCGGGGGTCGTCACGGGCGCGGCGTTCGTCGGTGACGTGATCCACTACCGGGTCGACGCTGGCGGCATGGTCCTCGCGGTGGACGCGCCCGCGGGCCGCGGGCGCGAGCCGATGCAGGAGGGCGAGGCCGTCGTCCTGACGTGGCCGGCCGCGGACATGCTCGTGTTCCCGCAGCGCCGCGACCGCGACGCCGCGCGGGGCCACAGACGGCAGGGTCGCGCGTAA
- a CDS encoding extracellular solute-binding protein, which translates to MRRGRRRRRLVALALVLAAGAAGCAGGGAGADVRELTFLGFQTGGFREQYEQAVLGPFEREHPGVKVTFYGVRNSATELAVLRAHKGQDSPPPADVTLIDLSVAKIARDEGLFEEIRRDRVPNGEDVGPVGTELGWHGLPVTYDTLTLLYDPRAVAPAPTSWNDLWNPAYRGRLAIPAEGGGDIQAIALTIVANRLAGHEDYLADPGPGVGKLTALAPGVQTWEPKPDAYTLVVNGTAAMAIGWNARSQLHVGQAPGRIAAVTPKEGTVAQVNVLSVVAGTRQRDLAEAFVNYALSPEVQARFSSAMPYAPTNRAVQLDAPVAGRIPLFDPAERERLIPVDWLAVGEARERFLEPWRRTIIPASR; encoded by the coding sequence ATGAGGCGCGGGCGCAGGCGCCGCCGGCTCGTCGCGCTCGCCCTCGTCCTGGCGGCCGGGGCGGCGGGCTGCGCGGGCGGTGGCGCCGGCGCGGACGTCCGCGAGCTCACGTTCCTGGGCTTCCAGACCGGCGGCTTCCGCGAGCAGTACGAGCAGGCGGTGCTCGGGCCGTTCGAGCGCGAGCATCCAGGCGTCAAGGTCACCTTCTACGGCGTGCGGAACTCGGCCACCGAACTGGCCGTGCTGCGCGCCCACAAGGGGCAGGACTCGCCACCGCCCGCCGACGTCACCCTGATCGACCTCTCGGTGGCGAAGATCGCCCGTGACGAGGGCCTCTTCGAGGAGATCCGCCGCGACCGCGTGCCCAACGGCGAGGACGTGGGGCCGGTCGGCACCGAGCTCGGGTGGCACGGGCTGCCCGTGACCTACGACACGCTGACGCTGCTCTACGACCCGCGCGCCGTCGCCCCGGCGCCGACGAGCTGGAACGACCTGTGGAATCCCGCGTACCGCGGCCGGCTGGCCATTCCCGCCGAGGGCGGCGGCGACATCCAGGCCATCGCGCTCACGATCGTCGCCAACCGCCTGGCCGGGCACGAGGACTACCTCGCCGACCCCGGACCCGGCGTCGGGAAGCTCACGGCGCTGGCGCCGGGCGTGCAGACCTGGGAGCCGAAGCCCGATGCCTACACGCTCGTCGTCAACGGCACGGCGGCGATGGCGATCGGCTGGAACGCGCGCAGCCAGCTCCACGTGGGCCAGGCGCCGGGCCGGATCGCGGCCGTGACGCCGAAGGAGGGGACGGTCGCGCAGGTGAACGTGCTCTCGGTGGTCGCCGGCACGCGGCAGCGCGATCTCGCCGAGGCGTTCGTGAACTACGCCCTGTCGCCGGAGGTGCAGGCGCGCTTCTCGTCGGCCATGCCCTACGCGCCCACGAACCGCGCCGTGCAGCTCGACGCGCCCGTGGCGGGCCGGATTCCGCTCTTCGATCCCGCCGAACGGGAGCGGCTCATCCCCGTGGACTGGCTGGCCGTGGGCGAGGCGCGCGAGCGCTTCCTGGAGCCCTGGCGCCGGACGATCATCCCCGCCAGCCGATGA
- a CDS encoding aldehyde dehydrogenase family protein, giving the protein MRTGSYVNGTWYHPDSGTLTKNVNPADTADVISEFPLATAADAARAIDAATAAWPAWKKTPGPERGRVLWRAAEIARRRTDEIARTLTREEGKIFKEARGEVVKGISLLEYYAGEGFRMGGKTLPSEARDTFAYTIRQPLGVVGLIAPWNFPWAIPVWKSAPALVAGNAVVFKPAELVPATAALLAEIYEEAGLPPGVFNMVVGRGRDVGEAMVASPALRAISFTGSNAVGGDLYVKAARRGAKVTCEMGGKNAVIVMPDADLDKAAIAIHGGAFGSTGQRCTATSRVLVHPDVKAALVDRLVAGAQRLRLGAGLDETTDMGPAVDEKQWATVMRYIETGKQEGAKLLTGGARPAHLQQGYFVEPTIFDEVQPGMQIFKEEIFGPVLSVATATSLADALAKANSVEYGLSTSIFTQDIDTVMKFVEDVEVGMVHVNEPTVGGEAQLPFGGTKATGVGEREMAEEGLNFFTEIKTVFVNYGGKAERSLTR; this is encoded by the coding sequence ATGCGCACCGGCTCTTACGTCAACGGCACCTGGTATCACCCTGACTCGGGCACCCTCACCAAGAACGTCAACCCCGCGGACACCGCCGACGTCATCAGCGAGTTCCCGCTGGCGACCGCCGCCGACGCCGCGCGCGCCATCGACGCGGCCACGGCCGCGTGGCCGGCGTGGAAGAAGACGCCGGGACCCGAGCGCGGGCGCGTGCTGTGGCGGGCGGCCGAGATCGCGCGCCGCCGCACCGACGAGATCGCCCGGACGCTGACGCGCGAGGAAGGCAAGATCTTCAAGGAGGCGCGCGGCGAGGTCGTCAAGGGCATCTCGCTGCTCGAGTACTACGCCGGCGAGGGTTTCCGGATGGGCGGCAAGACGCTGCCGTCGGAAGCCCGCGACACCTTCGCCTACACGATCCGCCAGCCGCTCGGCGTCGTCGGCCTGATCGCGCCGTGGAACTTCCCGTGGGCGATCCCGGTGTGGAAGTCCGCGCCGGCCCTCGTGGCCGGGAACGCCGTGGTCTTCAAGCCCGCCGAGCTCGTGCCGGCCACCGCGGCGCTCCTGGCCGAGATCTACGAGGAGGCCGGGCTGCCGCCGGGCGTCTTCAACATGGTGGTGGGCCGCGGCCGCGACGTCGGCGAGGCGATGGTGGCCTCGCCGGCCCTGCGCGCCATCTCGTTCACGGGGTCCAACGCCGTGGGCGGCGACCTGTACGTGAAGGCGGCCCGCCGCGGCGCCAAGGTGACGTGCGAGATGGGCGGGAAGAACGCCGTCATCGTGATGCCCGACGCGGACCTGGACAAGGCCGCCATCGCCATCCACGGCGGCGCGTTCGGGTCGACCGGCCAGCGCTGCACGGCCACCTCGCGCGTGCTCGTTCACCCCGACGTGAAGGCCGCGCTCGTCGATCGGCTGGTCGCAGGCGCGCAGCGCCTGCGCCTCGGCGCCGGTCTCGACGAGACGACCGACATGGGGCCGGCGGTGGACGAGAAGCAGTGGGCCACCGTGATGCGCTACATCGAGACGGGCAAGCAGGAAGGCGCGAAGCTCCTCACGGGCGGCGCGCGTCCCGCCCACCTCCAGCAGGGTTACTTCGTGGAGCCGACGATCTTCGACGAGGTCCAGCCGGGCATGCAGATCTTCAAGGAGGAGATCTTCGGACCGGTGCTGTCGGTGGCCACCGCCACGAGCCTCGCCGATGCGCTGGCCAAGGCCAACAGCGTGGAATACGGGCTCAGCACGTCCATCTTCACGCAGGACATCGACACGGTCATGAAGTTCGTCGAGGACGTGGAGGTGGGCATGGTGCACGTGAACGAGCCCACGGTGGGCGGCGAGGCCCAGCTCCCCTTCGGCGGCACCAAGGCCACGGGCGTTGGTGAACGGGAGATGGCCGAAGAGGGCCTGAACTTCTTCACCGAGATCAAGACGGTCTTCGTCAACTACGGAGGCAAGGCCGAACGGTCCCTCACGCGATGA
- a CDS encoding alkaline phosphatase family protein yields the protein MQRTWLVGIGVAAAMVAAAACTRTPEPPRADQAAPAEDAAGAVVLVTIDGARWQDVFTGLDPAILRSVSGDTPIEKTETYARFWAATPEERRAKVMPFLWQHLVANDGTIAGNRAIGSRGQVANRMRFSYPGYAELLTGAPHDDVITSNDNNRYGFLTVLEWLKRDLALPPAQVAVFGSWETFNYIAESQEGAIAINAGYERVEGADGDVRLLSDLQFLTPTGFEGARHDVYTFRFAMAHLQSARPRVLYLAFDETDDWAHQKRYDLVLDALHRTDRQLEQLWTWLQNDAGYRGRTTLIVTVDHGRGRSPSDWMDHGEEVAGAEETWLGCFGPSVSDRGERRDGDVVEQRQVAATVAALAGRDFRTAVPSAAPPIEWCAGRR from the coding sequence ATGCAGCGAACGTGGCTCGTGGGAATCGGAGTGGCCGCCGCGATGGTCGCGGCCGCCGCGTGCACGCGGACGCCCGAGCCGCCGCGCGCGGATCAGGCGGCGCCCGCGGAGGACGCCGCCGGCGCGGTGGTTCTCGTGACGATCGACGGCGCGCGCTGGCAGGACGTCTTCACGGGCCTCGATCCGGCGATCCTGAGGAGCGTCAGCGGCGACACGCCGATCGAGAAGACGGAGACCTACGCGCGCTTCTGGGCGGCGACGCCCGAGGAGCGCCGCGCGAAGGTAATGCCGTTCCTGTGGCAGCACCTCGTCGCCAACGACGGGACGATCGCCGGCAACCGGGCGATCGGTTCCCGCGGCCAGGTGGCGAACCGCATGCGGTTCTCGTACCCCGGCTACGCCGAGCTGCTGACGGGCGCGCCGCACGACGACGTGATCACGTCCAACGACAACAATCGCTACGGGTTCCTCACGGTGCTGGAGTGGCTGAAGCGCGACCTGGCGCTGCCGCCCGCCCAGGTCGCGGTCTTCGGGTCCTGGGAGACGTTCAACTACATCGCCGAGAGCCAGGAAGGCGCCATTGCCATCAACGCCGGGTACGAGCGCGTCGAGGGGGCGGATGGAGACGTGCGGCTCCTGAGCGACCTGCAGTTCCTGACGCCGACGGGATTCGAGGGCGCCAGGCACGACGTCTACACGTTCCGCTTCGCGATGGCGCACCTGCAGTCGGCCCGGCCGCGAGTGCTGTACCTCGCGTTCGACGAGACCGACGACTGGGCGCACCAGAAGCGCTACGACCTGGTGCTGGACGCACTCCACCGCACCGATCGGCAGCTCGAGCAGCTCTGGACGTGGCTCCAGAACGATGCCGGGTACCGCGGGCGGACGACCCTGATCGTGACAGTGGATCACGGACGGGGACGCTCGCCGTCGGACTGGATGGACCACGGCGAGGAGGTGGCAGGCGCCGAGGAGACGTGGCTCGGCTGCTTCGGCCCGTCCGTCTCGGACCGGGGCGAACGTCGCGACGGCGACGTGGTGGAACAGCGCCAGGTGGCGGCCACCGTGGCCGCGCTCGCCGGCCGCGACTTCCGGACGGCCGTGCCGTCGGCCGCGCCGCCGATCGAGTGGTGCGCCGGCCGCCGCTGA